TTCATTGACGCCCAGAGCCAGCTCAAGCGATTCCCCCATGGCTGTCGCCTGCAGGTAGCTGCGTCCCACCATCTGCTGCTCAACAAAGAGCACACTCTCACCCGCCAGCAGAGGCATTTCAAAGCCCGGCATCACCTCTGCAGCCAGGTAAATCTGCGTGCCCTGTGCGGGAGCCACCACAGACCAGAAGGAAGCATCGACAGTGTTTTCAGCAATCAATGTCTGTTGATGCTGCTTTCCACTGCGCATCGAAAAAGGCTGCGGCAACGTCACCTGAAATGAACTGTAACCCGCCTCAAACTGCGGTGCAGCCATTTCCGCTGCCATAGGTGCCGCACCCGCTGCATCCATCGACATGAGGCGCATCTCAGCCTTGCGAGTCAGAGTAGCCTCAATGGGATTGAGGTAGATGGGGTGCAATTCGGGAATGTACGAGCTGCGGACCGCAGACGCCGTCGAGAGGGTCAGGCGAACCCCGTCCCATGCCTCACCTGAGCGCTGTTGGATCTGCGCCTGATAGCGAATCGTCACCTGCTCCTGTTCCGGATTGGCACGAATCTCGTAGACTGGCTGCCACGAACACTGCCGCACGCCATACACCAGGGCGAGTTCCAGCTCGCTGGCTTCCCGTGCTTCAACGCGCACTTCCACCCGCAATGCCGCAGATTTCAAGCGTTCCAATACTTCTGTGTGCTGTTGCACGAGTTCAGCGTGCGTGCGTTTCAGCTCCTCGATTTCCGCATTGAGATCCGCTTGCTTCTGCTTCACATCTGCGTGCGTCTGTTCATAAAAGGTCCAGGTGGATTCGATCTGCTGTTGCAGGGCTGAAGGGTCATCCTTCGATCCATAGCCCTCTGCAAACGATTCCATCAACGATTCTGCATAGTCGAGTCGACGCTGTAGAAACTGCCATTTTTGCTGAGCCTGCTGGAGCGCCAGGGCAGCCTGCTCAACCTGCTGCTTTAGTGCAAGTGCTTCCGGATGTTGATCCACCTTCAGCAGATCCGATTGCAGGCTGACATCCCGCACCCAAACCTCTGCCGATGTGTCCTTCACTTCGACAAGCAGCTGCGACGCATCCAACTGATTGGGAAGATAATCGACCTGCAAAATGGAGAGGCCCGCAGGAACCTCTGCCTGCAAATTGCGCACCACCCGCGCAGCGTCGGGAAACACGGTGACCGCTTCGATGCTGGATTGAACCGTTTGAGAGG
This DNA window, taken from Puniceicoccaceae bacterium, encodes the following:
- a CDS encoding mucoidy inhibitor MuiA family protein, whose amino-acid sequence is MKTQSSLLLLTLCLVGIVRSHGTPNLPSQTVQSSIEAVTVFPDAARVVRNLQAEVPAGLSILQVDYLPNQLDASQLLVEVKDTSAEVWVRDVSLQSDLLKVDQHPEALALKQQVEQAALALQQAQQKWQFLQRRLDYAESLMESFAEGYGSKDDPSALQQQIESTWTFYEQTHADVKQKQADLNAEIEELKRTHAELVQQHTEVLERLKSAALRVEVRVEAREASELELALVYGVRQCSWQPVYEIRANPEQEQVTIRYQAQIQQRSGEAWDGVRLTLSTASAVRSSYIPELHPIYLNPIEATLTRKAEMRLMSMDAAGAAPMAAEMAAPQFEAGYSSFQVTLPQPFSMRSGKQHQQTLIAENTVDASFWSVVAPAQGTQIYLAAEVMPGFEMPLLAGESVLFVEQQMVGRSYLQATAMGESLELALGVNENFTVERKPGELMQEEKGIFGKRTRLNRQYFTTIRNASQREQRVRVKDQFPVSQNEKIEVKTHAPKASEVVMEAHNGRFYWDLVIPAGEFRTLETRFEVSFPEDWNVPQHY